A genomic segment from Clostridium pasteurianum BC1 encodes:
- a CDS encoding ABC transporter permease, whose translation MKYILRKIVTVIVTLIVVSGITFFSFNVVPGDPALLILGTEATTQKIQNLRQELGLNQSLPERYINWIGNFIKGDMGKSIRFSQPVKDLIVTRIPVTFSLAVMSLILIIVISIPLGIYSAKKEGTVIDAVINIISQINMAIPSFFMGVILILVFGIILKLFTPGKYVDYNKNFIGFLLYLIPAAFSIALPKIATVIKFLRAAILQEMSKDYVRTAYSKGNKENMVLYRHILKNATITIITLMGMIIAEVLAGSIIVEQLFAIPGIGRLMIMSISTRDFPLTQALAICIAFFVVFINLLVDIFYQIVDPRIRVR comes from the coding sequence ATGAAGTATATATTAAGAAAAATTGTAACGGTAATTGTAACATTAATAGTTGTTTCTGGTATTACATTTTTCTCATTTAATGTTGTGCCTGGTGATCCAGCTTTACTAATTCTTGGTACAGAGGCCACCACGCAAAAGATTCAAAACTTAAGACAAGAACTTGGATTAAATCAAAGTTTACCAGAAAGATATATAAATTGGATTGGAAATTTTATTAAAGGTGATATGGGAAAATCTATAAGATTTTCCCAACCTGTTAAAGATTTGATTGTAACTAGAATTCCCGTTACTTTCAGCCTTGCTGTTATGTCTCTTATTTTAATAATTGTTATATCAATTCCATTGGGAATTTATTCAGCTAAAAAAGAAGGCACAGTTATCGATGCTGTAATTAATATTATTAGTCAAATTAATATGGCAATACCATCTTTTTTTATGGGAGTAATTCTTATTTTAGTGTTTGGAATTATATTAAAGTTATTTACTCCCGGGAAATATGTAGATTATAATAAAAATTTTATAGGTTTTTTACTGTATCTAATTCCAGCCGCTTTTTCTATAGCACTACCCAAAATTGCAACTGTAATTAAGTTTTTAAGGGCAGCCATACTTCAAGAAATGTCAAAGGATTATGTTAGAACAGCTTATAGTAAAGGCAATAAAGAAAATATGGTTTTATATAGACATATACTTAAGAATGCCACCATAACTATAATAACTTTAATGGGAATGATTATTGCCGAGGTTTTGGCGGGAAGTATAATTGTAGAGCAATTATTTGCTATACCTGGAATAGGAAGATTGATGATTATGTCTATTTCAACAAGAGATTTTCCGTTAACACAAGCTTTAGCTATATGCATTGCTTTTTTTGTTGTATTTATTAATCTCTTAGTAGATATATTTTATCAAATAGTTGATCCTAGAATAAGGGTTAGATAG
- a CDS encoding ABC transporter substrate-binding protein, translating into MKKHKIIFNVTSLLTVILILFSLAGCTNAASNNTSDTKSADNIKEGGSISLPTSEPDFLDPDLAAAADTRSVLFNVFEGLVKPDENGNLIPAVASSYEISKDALKYTFKLRKGIKFQNGNPVTVQDIKYSLDRAAGKDTGKPLKTELTNIKSVDIKDDSTVEINLTKADSEFLSYLTVAIIPKDYKDQNTKPIGTGPFKIVKYTPQQEIVLEKNKDYWQKGLPHIDKVTYKITSDANSILVDLKAGSLDTAFIPKDQADQILNDYNLLIGSANLLQQLSINNAVKPFDDVRVRQALYYAIDTQNIIDTVASGVGKPAGTNFFSSFKKYFQPGLEKTYKKNIDKAKELLKEAGYPNGFETSISVPSNYQFHLDTAQVIVEQLKAINVKATIKPVEWGVWLSNVYKGRQYDTTVISLDASYLSPRALLGRYVSTDSSNFINFKDPKYDEIYNQAVNETDDAKKVEYYKQLQTILNKDAASVFIQDQQKTVVLKKGLAGYKFYPLYVQDLSSIYYTK; encoded by the coding sequence ATGAAAAAGCATAAAATTATATTTAATGTTACGTCATTATTAACTGTAATATTAATTTTATTTTCTTTAGCAGGATGCACAAATGCCGCTAGTAATAATACTAGTGATACTAAATCAGCAGATAATATTAAAGAAGGCGGGTCTATTTCTTTGCCAACTAGTGAACCGGATTTTTTAGATCCTGATCTAGCAGCTGCGGCAGATACAAGGTCAGTGCTTTTTAATGTATTTGAAGGACTTGTAAAGCCAGATGAGAATGGGAATCTTATTCCAGCAGTGGCCAGCAGCTATGAAATTTCAAAGGATGCTTTAAAGTATACTTTTAAACTTCGAAAAGGAATAAAATTCCAAAATGGTAATCCAGTAACTGTACAGGATATAAAATATTCTTTAGATAGAGCTGCAGGAAAGGACACTGGTAAACCACTAAAAACAGAACTTACAAATATTAAATCCGTTGATATTAAGGACGATTCTACTGTAGAAATTAATTTGACAAAAGCAGATTCGGAATTCCTTTCATATTTAACAGTTGCAATTATTCCCAAAGATTATAAAGATCAAAATACAAAACCTATTGGAACGGGGCCATTTAAAATAGTTAAATATACACCTCAGCAGGAAATTGTACTGGAAAAGAATAAGGACTATTGGCAAAAAGGTTTACCACATATTGATAAGGTCACATATAAGATTACTTCAGATGCAAATTCAATATTAGTAGATCTTAAAGCAGGCAGCTTAGATACAGCCTTTATACCTAAAGATCAAGCTGATCAAATTTTAAATGACTATAATCTTTTAATTGGAAGTGCTAATTTATTGCAGCAACTTTCCATAAATAATGCAGTGAAACCTTTTGACGATGTTAGAGTACGCCAAGCACTATACTATGCTATAGATACTCAAAACATTATTGATACAGTTGCAAGTGGAGTAGGAAAACCGGCAGGAACTAATTTCTTCTCAAGCTTTAAAAAGTATTTTCAACCTGGACTGGAGAAAACTTATAAGAAAAATATTGACAAGGCAAAAGAACTTTTAAAAGAAGCAGGATATCCAAATGGATTTGAAACTAGTATTAGTGTGCCTTCTAATTATCAATTTCATTTAGATACAGCTCAAGTAATTGTTGAACAGCTTAAGGCAATTAATGTTAAAGCAACAATTAAACCTGTTGAGTGGGGAGTATGGCTTAGCAACGTGTATAAGGGGAGACAATATGATACTACAGTAATAAGCTTAGATGCATCTTATTTATCTCCAAGGGCACTGCTTGGAAGATATGTGTCAACGGATTCTAGTAATTTTATTAACTTTAAAGATCCTAAATATGATGAAATATATAATCAAGCTGTAAATGAAACAGATGATGCAAAGAAAGTTGAATATTATAAGCAATTGCAGACAATTCTAAATAAGGATGCTGCTTCTGTGTTTATCCAGGATCAACAAAAAACTGTTGTGCTTAAAAAGGGATTAGCTGGCTATAAATTTTATCCGTTATATGTTCAAGATTTGTCTTCAATTTATTATACAAAATAA
- a CDS encoding alpha/beta fold hydrolase gives MTANILQNTYNVNSEKTFFFKDYDGVKIYTKVWYPKEKDNIKGIIQIAHGLGETTEYYEEFANFFRRNGYVVYINEALGHGRTAGNIDDSNYKYNAGNAGTDGLNHMAVDLKILTENIKKKYPDKKIFLLGHSLGSVISQIYAYKYGNGINGIICTGAISELNEDRFEYLLQIARREIEKRGRLEPSVEVFNALFGDLNDKFKPARTEFDWITSDEKLLRKSLESPYANIPFNVGFYFDFINALKNRNEKNNIEKIPKDLPIFLLSGSDDPLSDNGDGIKELFNIYKEEKLKDISFNIYEGKRHSILRETNRNIVFKDILDWIDIH, from the coding sequence ATGACGGCAAATATACTCCAAAATACCTACAATGTGAATTCTGAAAAAACATTTTTTTTCAAAGATTATGACGGAGTGAAGATATATACAAAAGTTTGGTATCCAAAAGAAAAAGATAATATAAAGGGAATTATTCAAATAGCACATGGTTTAGGGGAAACTACTGAGTACTATGAAGAATTTGCAAATTTTTTTAGAAGAAACGGATATGTAGTATATATTAATGAAGCATTAGGGCACGGTAGGACAGCAGGAAACATAGATGATTCAAATTATAAATATAATGCAGGTAATGCAGGAACAGATGGTTTAAATCACATGGCTGTAGATTTGAAAATATTAACTGAAAATATTAAAAAGAAATATCCTGATAAAAAGATTTTTCTTCTAGGTCATAGTTTAGGGTCTGTAATATCACAAATTTATGCTTATAAATATGGTAATGGAATAAATGGAATTATATGTACTGGTGCAATAAGTGAATTAAATGAAGATAGATTTGAGTATTTATTACAAATAGCTAGAAGAGAAATAGAAAAACGTGGGAGGCTTGAACCTTCAGTAGAAGTATTCAATGCTCTATTTGGAGATTTAAATGACAAATTTAAACCTGCTAGAACTGAATTTGATTGGATAACAAGTGATGAAAAATTGCTTAGGAAATCATTAGAATCACCTTATGCAAATATACCCTTTAACGTGGGTTTTTATTTTGATTTTATCAATGCATTAAAAAATAGAAACGAAAAAAATAATATTGAAAAGATTCCAAAGGATTTACCAATATTTTTACTGTCTGGTAGTGATGACCCACTTAGTGATAATGGTGATGGTATTAAAGAATTATTTAATATTTATAAAGAAGAGAAGTTGAAGGATATATCTTTTAATATATACGAGGGAAAAAGACACAGTATATTGAGGGAGACTAACAGAAATATAGTATTTAAAGATATACTTGACTGGATTGATATTCACTAA
- a CDS encoding NifB/NifX family molybdenum-iron cluster-binding protein — protein MSYKIAVASSDGKDINQHFGRAEQFFVYEVEDDNNFKFVELRRATDFHSEHEDHVTKLKNTIKGLNGCKIVLVTQIGDGASRILRSNGIESFDVEDSIENALPKLIKYYSTVNL, from the coding sequence ATGTCATATAAAATAGCAGTTGCCAGCAGTGATGGTAAAGATATAAATCAACACTTTGGAAGGGCTGAGCAGTTTTTTGTATATGAAGTGGAGGATGATAATAATTTTAAATTTGTAGAATTAAGAAGAGCTACAGATTTTCATAGTGAACATGAGGATCATGTAACTAAATTGAAAAATACTATAAAAGGACTAAATGGATGTAAGATTGTGCTAGTGACACAAATAGGGGATGGTGCTTCTAGAATATTAAGAAGTAATGGAATAGAGTCTTTTGACGTAGAAGATTCTATAGAAAATGCTTTGCCTAAATTGATCAAGTACTATTCTACGGTTAACTTGTAA
- a CDS encoding NifB/NifX family molybdenum-iron cluster-binding protein: MSYKVAIGTSDGKFVNQHFGKAAQFAIYEVEDKKFNLLEVRENNPACGDNGHQENAMYDSINLLLDCKIVLISMIGVGPDQVLFDKGILSYETSDSIENALQYVSSNIEGKYF, encoded by the coding sequence ATGTCATATAAAGTTGCCATTGGCACTTCTGATGGTAAATTTGTCAATCAGCATTTTGGTAAAGCTGCACAATTTGCAATTTATGAAGTTGAAGATAAAAAATTCAATTTATTAGAAGTTAGAGAAAATAACCCTGCTTGCGGTGATAATGGTCATCAAGAAAATGCTATGTATGATAGCATAAATCTTTTATTAGATTGTAAAATAGTACTCATAAGTATGATAGGTGTGGGCCCGGATCAAGTGTTGTTTGATAAGGGAATACTCAGCTATGAAACTTCTGATTCCATAGAGAATGCCTTACAATATGTTTCTTCAAATATTGAAGGCAAATATTTTTAA
- a CDS encoding O-acetylhomoserine aminocarboxypropyltransferase/cysteine synthase family protein: MANEELKFDTLKIRGAYNSAEHNYAASVPIYETAAFDLGSTERAGNLFSFSEPGFIYTRVGNPTTNVLEQRVAALDGAAGAVAVGSGMAAVTYTLFNVAENGGRILTTPYLYGGTIDSFKKIYPKFGVDIDKSENFHNPEELAKDIKPDTKAIFVESISNPNAVIADLEALAKVAHDHDIPLIVDNTFATPYLLNPIKYGADIVIYSATKALGGHGNSIAGLILESGKFNWGNGKFPQFQEPDYTLRDSEGKSRTFLDVFPEFPFTWRIRKNYLAYFGAALSPFNSYLTLLGIETLSERIQKQVENTKKIIYYLEDNDKVEWIKHPSAKGNPYRELAEKYVPKGAGSIFSFGFKGTDEQINKFLNAIKLFNYHTNVGDVRSLIINSPKTTHGELTREEQEFSDIAPNTIRISVGLEDPQDLIADLDQAFKASSKNN, translated from the coding sequence ATGGCAAATGAAGAGTTGAAATTTGATACATTAAAAATAAGAGGAGCTTATAATTCTGCTGAGCACAATTACGCAGCTTCTGTACCTATTTATGAAACTGCAGCTTTCGATTTAGGAAGTACTGAAAGAGCAGGAAATTTATTTTCATTTTCTGAACCCGGCTTTATCTATACTAGAGTGGGTAATCCTACCACTAATGTTTTGGAACAAAGAGTGGCAGCATTAGATGGAGCTGCCGGTGCTGTAGCTGTGGGATCAGGAATGGCAGCAGTAACTTATACATTATTTAATGTAGCTGAAAATGGTGGAAGAATACTTACAACACCATATCTTTATGGAGGAACTATTGATAGTTTCAAAAAGATATATCCTAAATTTGGTGTTGACATAGATAAGTCAGAGAATTTTCACAATCCAGAAGAACTTGCAAAAGATATCAAACCAGATACAAAAGCAATATTTGTAGAAAGTATTAGTAATCCAAATGCTGTTATAGCTGATCTGGAAGCACTAGCAAAAGTTGCTCATGACCATGATATTCCACTTATAGTTGATAATACCTTTGCAACTCCATATCTTCTTAATCCTATAAAATATGGTGCTGATATTGTCATCTATTCAGCTACAAAGGCTTTAGGAGGTCATGGAAATTCGATTGCAGGTCTTATTTTAGAAAGTGGTAAATTTAACTGGGGAAATGGCAAATTTCCACAATTTCAGGAGCCAGATTATACTTTAAGAGATTCAGAAGGAAAATCAAGAACCTTTCTAGATGTATTTCCTGAATTTCCTTTTACATGGAGAATAAGAAAAAACTATCTTGCATATTTTGGTGCTGCACTTAGTCCATTTAATTCTTATTTAACTCTACTAGGAATTGAAACCCTTTCAGAGAGAATTCAAAAGCAGGTTGAAAATACTAAGAAGATAATTTATTATTTAGAGGACAATGATAAGGTTGAGTGGATTAAACATCCTTCTGCTAAGGGTAATCCATATAGAGAACTTGCAGAAAAATATGTACCTAAAGGAGCAGGATCAATTTTTAGCTTTGGCTTTAAGGGCACAGATGAGCAAATTAATAAATTTTTAAATGCAATAAAATTGTTCAATTATCACACAAATGTTGGAGATGTAAGATCTCTTATTATTAATTCTCCAAAGACAACCCATGGGGAACTTACAAGAGAGGAACAGGAATTTTCAGATATAGCTCCAAATACAATTAGAATATCTGTAGGACTAGAAGATCCTCAGGATCTTATTGCAGATTTGGATCAGGCATTTAAGGCATCTTCAAAAAATAATTAA
- a CDS encoding nitrogenase component 1 — protein MAKILDQPRYKCALTAMQTVQSIPGALPILHSGPGCGQKLAGGAGSSGHFSHNIFPCTNISEKEVVFGGEKKLRETISNALKVIDAELYVVLTSCTSEVIGDDAEEIVRSFKNAEKPVIYASTPGFKGNNYVGNDWVIKSIIEQYLKPTDKKVKGLVNIWAGVPLHDPFWLGNLRELEKLVAEIGLIPNTIFGHDRGVKNLDKIPEAEFNLLVAPWAGIENVEFLKEKFGTPYLHYPTLPIGATETSKFLRAVGEFAGIDKQKVEDVITKNEEEYYYYIERFADVFLETRVMSKRFVVVSDAQYSLALTKFLVNDFGLFPSKQYIIDDTPDKYRKDVEGYFKELNYGIEAEVAFSSDGYQIHNEIKNTDFHGYPLILGSSWEKKVAQETKAHYLSISWPIQERLVINSSYVGYGGGLKLLEDIYSVVLTRFN, from the coding sequence ATGGCAAAAATATTAGATCAACCTAGGTATAAATGTGCTTTAACAGCCATGCAAACCGTACAATCAATTCCAGGGGCGTTACCTATTTTACATTCAGGACCTGGATGTGGTCAAAAACTTGCAGGGGGTGCTGGAAGTTCAGGACATTTTTCCCACAACATATTTCCTTGCACAAATATAAGCGAGAAAGAAGTAGTTTTTGGTGGAGAGAAAAAGCTTAGAGAAACTATATCCAATGCACTTAAGGTTATAGATGCAGAATTGTATGTGGTATTGACAAGTTGTACATCAGAAGTTATAGGCGATGATGCAGAAGAAATTGTTCGTTCTTTTAAAAATGCTGAAAAACCAGTAATATATGCCTCAACACCGGGATTTAAAGGAAATAACTATGTTGGTAATGACTGGGTAATAAAATCTATTATTGAACAGTACTTAAAACCAACGGATAAGAAAGTAAAAGGACTTGTTAACATATGGGCTGGAGTTCCATTACATGATCCATTTTGGCTTGGAAACTTGAGAGAATTAGAAAAGCTTGTAGCAGAGATTGGATTAATACCAAATACCATATTTGGCCATGACAGAGGAGTTAAAAATTTAGATAAGATACCTGAAGCTGAATTTAATCTTTTGGTAGCTCCTTGGGCAGGGATTGAGAATGTTGAATTTTTAAAAGAGAAGTTTGGTACACCTTATTTACATTATCCTACTCTTCCAATAGGTGCTACTGAAACTAGTAAGTTTTTACGTGCTGTAGGAGAATTTGCAGGGATAGATAAGCAAAAAGTTGAAGATGTTATTACAAAAAATGAAGAAGAATATTATTATTATATAGAACGTTTTGCAGATGTATTTCTTGAAACACGTGTAATGTCAAAAAGATTTGTGGTTGTTTCAGATGCTCAGTATTCACTTGCACTAACAAAATTTTTGGTTAATGATTTTGGGCTTTTCCCATCAAAGCAATATATAATTGATGATACACCAGACAAATATAGAAAAGATGTAGAAGGATATTTTAAGGAATTAAATTATGGAATAGAAGCAGAAGTTGCATTTTCCAGTGATGGATACCAAATACACAATGAAATAAAAAATACTGATTTTCATGGTTACCCACTAATTCTAGGCAGTTCTTGGGAAAAGAAGGTTGCTCAAGAAACTAAAGCCCACTACCTATCAATTTCATGGCCTATTCAAGAGAGGCTTGTAATAAACAGTTCTTATGTAGGCTATGGTGGAGGACTTAAACTTCTGGAAGATATTTATTCAGTAGTTCTTACCAGATTTAATTAA
- a CDS encoding nitrogenase component 1: MSINLKISAVPTRENRLGSVTGYNGDLHDIVNKSKCGDLKNRDRCFSQSSSCNAGCALGQLSGIRDVAIINHAPSGCTAMAPNTDVTNRQLATKRGITNATVFVGTDMNEKDTVFGATGSLSEIVIETYNRYKPKAIFIGTSCLTGIIGENVDSVVEELKKEIPVPIAAVHCEGFRSRIWATGFDASDHAVLTSIVKPPEKKVDVINFKNFYESARGEITDIFSNFGVKPLFLYQNSTVEELSHISESLATVSICGVLGSYLGNGLEEKYGVPFVKTINPLGVAGFETWLRGIGKVIKKEAEVEAYIEKERAIYLPKIEEVKKELKGLRAVLGMGPGYTYEVSRVLQELGMEVVWAASWHHDKKHDNGEIPAALKYLDENSPYNFKVSVADQQNYEILNILNEYKPDIYFSRHPGTTVWAIKQGASALCVNDEYMIFGYKGTLDFAYTVLDTIKNRSFEKNLAARVKLPYTQWWYNQDNSLFMTKEAK, from the coding sequence ATGTCAATTAATTTAAAAATATCTGCAGTACCAACAAGAGAAAATCGTTTAGGCTCTGTAACAGGTTATAACGGTGATCTTCATGATATAGTTAATAAATCCAAATGTGGAGACTTAAAGAATAGAGATAGATGTTTCAGTCAGTCAAGTTCCTGTAATGCAGGTTGTGCACTAGGTCAACTTTCAGGTATAAGAGATGTAGCAATAATAAATCATGCTCCTTCAGGATGCACAGCTATGGCACCAAATACTGATGTTACCAATAGACAGTTAGCTACCAAAAGGGGTATCACAAATGCAACAGTCTTTGTAGGGACCGATATGAACGAAAAAGATACAGTCTTTGGAGCTACAGGTAGTCTTAGTGAAATAGTAATAGAAACTTATAATAGATATAAACCAAAGGCAATTTTTATAGGTACATCCTGCTTAACTGGTATTATAGGTGAAAATGTTGATAGTGTTGTGGAAGAACTTAAAAAGGAAATACCAGTACCTATAGCAGCAGTGCATTGTGAAGGTTTCAGGTCAAGAATATGGGCAACAGGTTTTGATGCCTCAGATCATGCTGTGCTAACAAGTATTGTAAAGCCACCAGAAAAAAAAGTTGATGTAATAAATTTCAAAAACTTTTATGAAAGTGCCAGAGGGGAAATAACTGATATATTTTCAAATTTCGGTGTTAAACCTCTATTTTTATATCAGAATTCTACAGTTGAAGAGCTTTCTCATATATCTGAATCTTTGGCAACAGTAAGTATATGTGGTGTACTAGGGTCCTATTTAGGAAATGGATTGGAAGAAAAGTATGGAGTGCCTTTTGTAAAAACAATAAATCCATTGGGGGTTGCAGGCTTTGAAACCTGGCTTAGAGGGATAGGAAAAGTTATAAAGAAGGAAGCAGAAGTTGAGGCTTATATAGAAAAAGAAAGAGCTATATATTTACCTAAAATAGAGGAAGTCAAAAAAGAACTTAAAGGTTTGAGAGCTGTACTTGGAATGGGACCTGGTTATACTTATGAGGTATCTCGTGTACTTCAGGAATTAGGAATGGAAGTAGTATGGGCAGCATCTTGGCATCACGATAAAAAACATGACAATGGTGAAATACCAGCAGCACTAAAATATTTAGATGAAAATTCGCCTTATAATTTTAAAGTCAGTGTAGCAGATCAGCAAAATTATGAGATTCTTAATATACTAAATGAATATAAGCCTGATATATATTTCTCACGTCATCCGGGAACTACAGTATGGGCAATAAAACAGGGTGCATCTGCATTATGTGTTAATGATGAATATATGATATTTGGATATAAAGGCACATTGGATTTTGCATATACAGTACTTGATACAATAAAAAATAGAAGTTTTGAAAAAAATCTGGCAGCAAGAGTTAAATTACCTTATACACAATGGTGGTACAATCAGGATAATTCACTGTTTATGACAAAGGAGGCAAAATAG